TAAGCTCATTCCAAAATACCATCTTCAGCTGCCCgtctttctgcgtccgagtCACCAAAACATCACCCTCTTGCTCCAACTCCTCTATCGCCTGTGGTGCTTCCTTCCATGACTCTTTGAGTGCCCGAACAGGTATACCGCCACCTTTTTTCGTCTGCCGCTCGATTTCGGTGAGTAGAGAAGCTTTATTGCGGAAATTGAATTCGTGCTGGGAAACGGTAAGTGATGCTTCAACAAGAGGGTAACTCGTACCTTGTAGGAGTACAGGTCCGTCTTGGGATCCCAATGAACTCGATCATGATTCCGAAACTTTTCCTGCAGTATAGGGTTGGTATCAACGTCTGTATCTGTATATATTGCGATATCTTGCAGACGCATCGGGTTATGTGTAGACTGTCCATAAAAAAGTCGGGTAATTCGATACAGCGTTCCAACTATCATGACGCAGAAATACCTGCCTTCAAATGGTCAACGGCATAGACCAGTTGTGTACTCATTTCCTTGCCCGAACCAGTATCGGCAGGCTGCGAATACACAATGTCTAGCGGAACATGATGTCCAATCCACTAGCATTGAAAAGAAAGATGAAATCCAAACACACTGCTTTTGGGCCTCTTCTTCTTGGCTCCAGACGGTGAGGACTCGGCTTCATTTGAGGATTGGTCTGCTCCTTGGCTTGTTGAGGCTAGTGGAGGCGGTTGGGAGTGCCATGAGGTATAATCTTGTCTCTGGAGGACTGACTTGAAGGATGCGACGTCTTTTACAAGTCTCGACATAAGTGGCTTGCAGCTAGGCCTAAAAGGTCGTAAAGAGGCTGTctggtggtgttggtggtggtaaaGGATAAAGCTTGAGTAAGCTACGCGACGCGCTCAACAACTCTTCC
This genomic window from Marasmius oreades isolate 03SP1 chromosome 8, whole genome shotgun sequence contains:
- a CDS encoding uncharacterized protein (BUSCO:EOG09264CND; antiSMASH:Cluster_8.4), yielding MSTQLVYAVDHLKSTHNPMRLQDIAIYTDTDVDTNPILQEKFRNHDRVHWDPKTDLYSYKHEFNFRNKASLLTEIERQTKKGGGIPVRALKESWKEAPQAIEELEQEGDVLVTRTQKDGQLKMVFWNELKPSEEKGGLPVEKEFNDLWHGLKVPNEVDLLKQLQNEGLQATTAAQGPTTKAPTGKKKGKKGGAPRQRQVRITNTHLKGEIDLSKDYSGPGK